The proteins below are encoded in one region of Nitrospirota bacterium:
- a CDS encoding GTPase, translating into MPANLPPEYFEADKRFKQASTPAEKIAALEDLIATVPKHKGTDKLRADLRRRLSQLREEALKKSKKGGRGSLYTIQREGAAQIALVGFPNTGKSSLLASLTNANPVIADYPLSTLIPLPGMMPFEDIQIQLVDLPPVGNESTDGWVSSILRNADALLLIIDISEDTEIQTELLIERLTQWNIHIIKKGEVVDRRHFGIFKKAVLVANKKDLLKTDESLTLTKLMDRYSNLYPMIAISVRKRENLEELKHAIFEISGIIRVYSKEPGKEPDLSMPFTIPSNSTILDLAGMIHKDFITGLKYACVWGSSRFPGQKVQKDYVLKDKDIVEFHV; encoded by the coding sequence ATGCCAGCAAATCTTCCACCAGAGTATTTCGAAGCCGATAAAAGGTTTAAGCAGGCATCCACTCCTGCTGAGAAGATAGCTGCACTTGAAGACCTTATTGCAACAGTTCCAAAGCACAAAGGCACAGATAAACTCAGGGCTGATTTAAGAAGGAGGCTTTCACAATTAAGGGAGGAAGCCCTGAAAAAATCAAAGAAGGGGGGAAGAGGTAGCTTATATACAATTCAGAGAGAAGGAGCTGCCCAGATTGCACTCGTAGGGTTTCCAAATACTGGAAAATCATCTCTTCTCGCGAGCCTTACAAATGCTAATCCTGTAATTGCAGATTATCCTCTCTCAACGCTCATCCCTCTACCTGGAATGATGCCTTTTGAGGATATACAGATTCAGCTTGTTGATTTACCACCTGTAGGAAATGAATCAACTGACGGCTGGGTCTCAAGTATCCTGAGAAATGCTGATGCGTTACTGCTCATAATTGACATCTCAGAAGACACCGAGATACAGACAGAACTCCTTATAGAACGGTTGACGCAATGGAACATCCATATCATTAAAAAGGGTGAAGTAGTAGACAGGCGTCATTTTGGAATCTTCAAAAAGGCTGTTCTCGTAGCAAATAAAAAAGACCTCCTTAAAACTGATGAATCTCTTACACTTACAAAACTGATGGATAGATACTCGAATTTATATCCAATGATCGCAATATCTGTCAGGAAAAGAGAAAACCTCGAAGAACTGAAGCATGCAATATTTGAGATTTCAGGTATAATCAGGGTCTACTCAAAGGAGCCAGGTAAAGAACCTGATCTTAGTATGCCATTCACAATACCATCTAACTCTACGATCCTCGACCTTGCAGGTATGATTCATAAGGACTTTATCACAGGCCTGAAATATGCGTGTGTATGGGGCTCATCCAGATTCCCAGGACAGAAGGTGCAGAAGGATTATGTGTTAAAAGATAAGGATATTGTGGAATTCCATGTTTAA
- a CDS encoding bile acid:sodium symporter yields MPVATYLLGLVFLLKNPELFAGLATLSLLPTASMTIPFTVFAKGNVKASIKLTVFGLILSSFLAPWYLYFMVGRYVPVNI; encoded by the coding sequence GTGCCTGTTGCTACATACCTTCTCGGTTTAGTGTTTTTGTTAAAAAATCCTGAACTCTTTGCTGGACTGGCAACCCTTTCTCTTCTTCCTACAGCCAGTATGACGATTCCTTTCACGGTGTTTGCTAAAGGGAATGTTAAGGCATCTATAAAACTTACAGTCTTTGGTCTTATTTTATCTTCGTTCCTTGCTCCATGGTATCTGTATTTCATGGTCGGGAGGTATGTGCCTGTTAACATATAG
- a CDS encoding carboxypeptidase regulatory-like domain-containing protein: MKRILVFVMALSLLLATTSFAYEVVAVKDGGSIKGNVKAAEKVKDPVIPIKISPKEKPEDAKKIKERCGESQQAKMYIISPDNGVKNVVVVVEDVKKGKAAPKTDVIIDNKECCFEPLVGIAYKGGNFVIKNSDPFLHNTNLGIPLDGKRRTVYNLALPRKDQVIKKPIRAAGLHQVKCDAHEWMRAYVHVSDHPYVAITDANGNFEIKDLLPGKYKVKLWHEGFGEVTKAVEVSAGKTSELNVTLKKK; the protein is encoded by the coding sequence ATGAAAAGAATTCTGGTATTTGTAATGGCTCTCTCATTATTACTCGCTACAACCTCTTTTGCTTATGAGGTTGTGGCTGTTAAGGATGGAGGCAGCATCAAAGGTAATGTTAAGGCAGCAGAAAAGGTAAAAGACCCTGTGATTCCGATCAAGATCTCGCCAAAAGAAAAACCGGAAGATGCCAAGAAGATCAAAGAGAGATGTGGTGAGAGCCAGCAGGCAAAGATGTACATCATATCTCCTGACAATGGAGTCAAAAATGTCGTAGTCGTGGTTGAGGATGTCAAGAAGGGAAAAGCTGCACCAAAAACTGATGTTATCATTGATAACAAGGAATGTTGTTTTGAGCCTCTTGTGGGTATCGCGTATAAGGGTGGAAATTTTGTAATAAAAAACAGCGACCCCTTTTTGCATAATACAAACCTCGGTATTCCGCTTGATGGCAAGAGGAGGACTGTTTATAATCTCGCACTCCCAAGGAAGGACCAGGTCATAAAGAAACCCATAAGGGCAGCTGGTCTTCATCAGGTAAAATGTGATGCCCATGAGTGGATGAGAGCTTATGTGCATGTATCCGATCATCCCTATGTAGCCATAACAGATGCAAATGGAAATTTTGAGATAAAGGATCTGCTTCCAGGGAAATACAAGGTTAAACTCTGGCATGAAGGGTTTGGTGAGGTTACAAAGGCTGTAGAGGTATCAGCAGGTAAGACTTCTGAGTTAAATGTAACACTCAAAAAGAAGTAA
- a CDS encoding flavodoxin family protein: MKVVAFNGSPRKKGNTYNSIQVVFEELEKEGIETELVQLGGANIRGCKACYKCFENKDGKCSVDDDLNGFVQKMIEADGIIIGSPTYFSNVSTEVKALIDRAGLVSRANGDLLKRKVGAAVVSARRAGATYVYSSINFFFGINHMIIPGSSYWNLGIGRNPGDVMNDEEGVRTFRNLGQNMSWLLKKLYG, translated from the coding sequence ATGAAAGTAGTTGCCTTTAATGGAAGTCCGAGAAAGAAAGGGAATACATATAATTCAATCCAGGTTGTATTTGAAGAACTCGAAAAAGAGGGCATAGAGACAGAGCTCGTACAGCTCGGTGGTGCTAATATCAGAGGATGTAAGGCTTGTTATAAATGTTTTGAGAATAAAGACGGTAAGTGCAGTGTTGACGATGACCTTAATGGTTTTGTGCAGAAAATGATAGAGGCGGATGGAATTATCATAGGTTCACCAACATATTTCAGCAATGTCTCAACAGAGGTGAAGGCATTGATTGACCGTGCAGGCCTTGTTTCAAGGGCAAATGGAGACCTGCTCAAGAGGAAGGTAGGTGCGGCGGTGGTTTCTGCAAGGAGAGCAGGGGCAACATATGTGTATTCGAGCATAAATTTCTTTTTCGGGATAAATCATATGATTATCCCTGGTTCAAGCTACTGGAATCTCGGCATCGGTAGAAATCCGGGGGATGTTATGAATGACGAGGAAGGCGTAAGGACATTCAGGAATCTCGGTCAGAATATGTCCTGGCTGTTGAAGAAACTCTATGGATAA
- a CDS encoding sulfite exporter TauE/SafE family protein encodes MMEINILIPVFVAFLSAAMTLMTGFGLGTILTPVFLIFYDVKIAILIVAVVHLMNNLLKVSLFSRDISLDILKRFGGFTLIGAFIGAFLQSEMDSSGVKILLGIALIFLGLKEATEFGEKLRIPQKIDFIGGFLSGLLGGFVGNQGAIRSAYLLNYNIPKETFVATAAIIASVVDITRIPVYIYNNRDALTGNLILLLTTTASAFIGTFAGKRFLKKISLKTFKIYVAAMIVIIGILLTLRVI; translated from the coding sequence ATGATGGAAATAAATATTTTAATTCCTGTTTTTGTAGCATTTTTATCTGCAGCAATGACCCTTATGACAGGATTCGGACTTGGAACAATTCTCACACCTGTATTTCTCATATTCTATGATGTGAAGATAGCCATTCTGATTGTCGCTGTTGTGCATCTGATGAACAATCTTTTAAAGGTCTCTCTGTTCAGCAGAGATATTAGCCTTGATATATTAAAACGTTTCGGTGGTTTCACATTAATTGGAGCCTTCATAGGTGCATTTTTACAGAGTGAAATGGATTCATCAGGAGTAAAGATACTACTCGGTATAGCATTGATATTCCTTGGTTTAAAGGAGGCGACAGAATTCGGAGAAAAATTGAGAATTCCTCAAAAGATAGATTTTATCGGAGGTTTTCTGTCAGGACTCCTTGGAGGTTTCGTCGGCAATCAGGGGGCTATACGCAGCGCATATCTGCTCAATTACAATATTCCAAAGGAGACATTTGTCGCCACAGCAGCAATAATCGCATCTGTTGTGGACATTACAAGAATACCTGTTTATATATACAACAACAGAGATGCTCTTACTGGCAATTTAATTCTCTTACTCACCACTACTGCATCAGCATTTATAGGCACATTCGCTGGGAAGAGATTCTTAAAGAAAATATCACTCAAAACCTTTAAAATCTATGTTGCAGCTATGATTGTAATAATCGGTATACTTTTAACACTCAGAGTAATCTGA
- a CDS encoding PadR family transcriptional regulator gives MLRDFFLGFIKIHILHHASKGAVYGLWLIEELGRHGYRLSPGTLYPILHKLEEEKFLRSYSKNVAGKIRKYYRITPKGMRALSKIKEKIKELIGEVMK, from the coding sequence ATGCTAAGAGACTTCTTTTTAGGTTTTATAAAGATTCATATACTGCATCATGCATCCAAGGGGGCAGTTTACGGCCTATGGCTCATCGAGGAGCTCGGAAGACATGGTTACAGATTGAGCCCTGGCACACTGTATCCAATACTTCACAAACTCGAGGAGGAAAAGTTTTTAAGATCATATTCAAAAAATGTTGCTGGAAAGATAAGAAAATATTACAGGATAACTCCAAAGGGAATGAGGGCATTATCAAAGATTAAAGAAAAAATAAAGGAACTGATAGGAGAGGTAATGAAATGA
- a CDS encoding nitrous oxide reductase accessory protein NosL, whose protein sequence is MRWYFLALIILSLAACSKEAGTKPLPVEFTRDHVCKVCGMIIVDFPGAKGQIHYKNGRFDAFCSTLDMFLFYLQPDRPRNITAIYVNDMGVVGETRSLPRTNWIDARNAFYVYGGDIMGPMGEALVPFLEIKDAEVYIKKHGGRIIRFSDVEMEILRPK, encoded by the coding sequence ATGAGATGGTATTTCCTGGCATTAATTATCCTGTCTCTTGCGGCGTGTTCTAAAGAAGCAGGCACAAAACCACTGCCGGTTGAATTCACCAGAGACCATGTATGCAAGGTCTGCGGGATGATTATAGTGGACTTTCCGGGTGCAAAGGGGCAGATACATTACAAAAATGGTAGATTCGATGCCTTCTGCAGCACCCTGGACATGTTTCTGTTTTATCTTCAGCCTGACCGTCCGAGGAATATAACGGCTATTTATGTGAATGATATGGGGGTCGTGGGGGAGACAAGGTCTCTCCCACGCACTAACTGGATAGATGCAAGGAATGCATTTTATGTTTATGGAGGAGATATAATGGGTCCTATGGGTGAGGCGTTGGTTCCATTCTTGGAAATAAAAGATGCAGAGGTTTATATAAAGAAGCACGGCGGCAGGATAATCAGATTCAGCGATGTAGAAATGGAGATACTGAGACCTAAATGA
- a CDS encoding nitrous oxide reductase accessory protein NosL: protein MIFKINKRGVFSFFVLLFCISAVSVLFTEKFDIEHPIKNPLRYTDKEKCDNCSMSRNKWARTRYEFETSKGKIYTCSIHCVVVMSMRLKEEPKDVKVAEYLCPERMIDADKAFYVIDSTAPGTMTKRSKITFSTKEKAEKFAARYGGTVAMFEDALSETKKEVHIHKFQ from the coding sequence ATGATTTTTAAAATTAATAAAAGGGGTGTTTTCAGTTTTTTTGTTTTATTATTTTGTATTTCAGCGGTGAGTGTTCTATTTACCGAAAAGTTTGATATTGAACATCCCATCAAAAATCCACTCAGATACACTGATAAGGAAAAATGCGATAACTGCAGCATGAGCAGAAATAAGTGGGCGAGAACCAGATATGAGTTTGAGACCTCGAAGGGGAAAATCTATACATGCTCAATACACTGCGTTGTTGTAATGAGCATGAGATTAAAAGAGGAACCTAAGGATGTAAAAGTGGCTGAATATCTCTGCCCGGAGAGGATGATTGATGCCGATAAAGCCTTTTATGTCATCGACTCCACTGCGCCTGGGACAATGACCAAGAGAAGCAAGATCACCTTTTCTACAAAAGAGAAGGCAGAGAAATTTGCTGCCAGATATGGTGGAACTGTTGCTATGTTTGAGGATGCATTATCTGAAACAAAAAAGGAGGTCCATATCCATAAATTCCAATAA